A DNA window from Vibrio cidicii contains the following coding sequences:
- a CDS encoding glycine cleavage system protein R encodes MTQHLVITAMGTDRPGICNQVVHLVTQAGCNIIDSRIAMFGNEFTLIMLLSGSSNGIARVETTLPLLGQEQDLITIMKRTSPHNPLSNCYTLEVFIESDDRVGLTEQFTQFFADKQIGLSMLSAQTIDKSLVQLEKDQFHIAITASVNSECNLMQLQEDFNDLCTKLSVQGSLNFIKNTL; translated from the coding sequence ATGACTCAACATCTGGTAATTACTGCCATGGGTACCGACAGACCGGGGATTTGCAACCAAGTCGTGCATCTGGTCACTCAGGCAGGGTGCAATATTATTGACAGCCGCATTGCCATGTTTGGCAATGAGTTCACCTTGATCATGCTGCTCTCTGGCAGCAGTAACGGCATTGCCAGAGTCGAAACCACCCTGCCGTTACTCGGTCAGGAGCAAGATCTCATTACCATCATGAAACGCACCTCGCCGCACAACCCCTTGAGTAATTGCTACACGCTGGAGGTGTTTATCGAGTCAGATGATCGCGTCGGCCTCACCGAACAGTTCACCCAGTTTTTTGCTGACAAACAAATTGGGCTGTCGATGCTCAGTGCTCAAACCATTGACAAATCTCTGGTGCAGTTGGAGAAAGATCAGTTCCACATTGCGATCACTGCGTCGGTCAACAGCGAATGCAACTTAATGCAACTACAAGAAGACTTTAATGATCTTTGTACCAAGCTCAGCGTACAAGGCTCACTCAACTTCATTAAAAACACACTATAA
- the bcp gene encoding thioredoxin-dependent thiol peroxidase yields MNTLTAGMPAPAFSLLDQNGNTVSLADFKGKKVLFYFYPKAMTPGCTVQAQGLRDVKAELDAHNVVVLGVSTDPVKRLGKFIERDNLNFTLLSDEDHQVAEQFGVWGLKKFMGKTYDGLHRISFLINEQGIIEQVFDKFKTKDHHEVVLNYLNA; encoded by the coding sequence ATGAATACGCTGACAGCAGGCATGCCAGCTCCCGCCTTCTCTTTGCTCGATCAAAACGGAAATACCGTCTCTTTGGCCGATTTCAAAGGCAAGAAAGTCCTGTTTTACTTTTACCCCAAGGCCATGACACCAGGCTGCACCGTACAGGCCCAGGGACTGAGAGATGTAAAGGCCGAACTTGACGCGCACAACGTGGTGGTATTAGGTGTCAGCACCGATCCGGTGAAGCGTCTCGGTAAATTTATTGAGCGCGACAACCTCAACTTTACGCTCTTATCGGACGAAGACCATCAGGTCGCTGAACAGTTTGGCGTGTGGGGACTGAAGAAATTCATGGGAAAAACCTACGACGGTTTGCACCGCATCAGTTTCTTGATCAACGAGCAAGGGATTATCGAGCAGGTGTTCGACAAGTTCAAAACCAAGGATCACCACGAAGTGGTTCTCAACTACCTTAACGCGTAA
- a CDS encoding AI-2E family transporter — MFEMISRWYKRRFSDPHAASLVAILLFGFITIYFFGHLIAPLLVAIVLAYLLEWPVAQMRRLGVPRTIAVVTVILLFVGIMLVALFGLIPTIWTQVGNLINDIPSMYTGLQKFIATLPERYPELANLQIVESIATNAKNKVLGMGESVVKGSLASLISIATLAVYLILVPLLVFFLLKDKDEMMSMASGLLPKNRRLANKVWHEMNEQISNYIRGKVLEILIVGGVSYVTFAVLNLRYSALLAVAVGLSVLIPYIGAAAVTVPVAIVALFQWGISSEFYTLLIAYGIIQALDGNVLVPVLFSEAVNLHPVAIIVAVLVFGGLWGFWGVFFAIPLATLVKAVWKALPSQEGQEAIE, encoded by the coding sequence ATGTTTGAAATGATAAGCCGCTGGTATAAGCGACGTTTTTCAGATCCTCATGCTGCCAGCTTAGTCGCCATTTTGCTGTTCGGTTTCATCACCATCTACTTTTTTGGGCATCTCATTGCTCCGCTGTTGGTCGCCATCGTGCTTGCGTATTTGCTTGAATGGCCAGTGGCACAAATGCGTCGTCTCGGTGTGCCTCGTACCATCGCGGTCGTGACAGTGATCTTGCTGTTTGTCGGTATCATGCTGGTGGCGTTATTTGGCCTCATTCCAACTATCTGGACTCAGGTCGGCAACTTGATTAATGACATTCCTAGCATGTACACCGGCTTGCAAAAGTTTATCGCTACCTTGCCAGAGCGTTACCCGGAGTTGGCCAATTTACAGATTGTGGAGTCGATTGCTACCAACGCGAAAAACAAAGTGTTGGGTATGGGAGAAAGCGTGGTCAAAGGCTCGCTCGCTTCTTTGATCAGCATCGCGACGCTTGCGGTGTATCTAATCTTGGTGCCGCTATTGGTTTTCTTCCTGCTCAAAGATAAAGATGAAATGATGAGCATGGCCAGCGGGTTGCTGCCGAAGAACCGCCGTTTGGCCAACAAAGTGTGGCATGAGATGAACGAGCAGATCTCCAACTACATTCGTGGCAAAGTTCTGGAGATTTTGATTGTTGGTGGTGTCAGTTACGTCACTTTTGCAGTACTTAATCTGAGATACTCGGCGCTGCTTGCTGTCGCGGTCGGCCTGTCGGTACTCATCCCGTATATCGGCGCTGCGGCTGTCACTGTGCCTGTTGCGATTGTGGCACTCTTTCAGTGGGGGATCTCTAGTGAATTTTACACTTTGCTGATTGCCTACGGCATTATTCAAGCACTGGATGGTAACGTATTGGTGCCTGTACTATTTTCTGAAGCGGTGAACCTGCATCCGGTGGCGATTATTGTTGCCGTGTTGGTATTTGGTGGGCTTTGGGGATTTTGGGGTGTCTTCTTTGCTATTCCGCTGGCGACATTAGTCAAAGCGGTGTGGAAAGCGTTGCCAAGCCAAGAAGGGCAAGAAGCGATAGAATAA
- a CDS encoding sulfurtransferase TusA family protein: protein MEPTQLDLRAHRCPMALLLAKRHSAELVKGSQSVILISDQSSLQDIVRYLQAQRFEVETQVKSDFYLLRIFKKDVSSDV from the coding sequence ATGGAACCCACACAATTGGATCTCCGAGCGCATCGTTGCCCAATGGCCTTGTTGTTGGCTAAGCGCCACAGTGCAGAGTTAGTTAAAGGAAGTCAATCAGTTATTCTGATATCAGATCAAAGTTCCCTGCAAGATATTGTCAGATATTTGCAAGCCCAGCGCTTTGAGGTTGAAACTCAGGTAAAGTCCGACTTTTATCTCCTACGTATTTTCAAAAAGGATGTGTCGTCAGATGTTTGA
- a CDS encoding M48 family metallopeptidase, which yields MLKRARSLLSLSIAISLVTPAPLFANTLDLPDIGTAAGATLSIDQELIYGDAYMRMLRSSQPIINDPVLNQYIDTLGHRLVANANDVKTPFRFFMIRDRNINAFAFFGGYVALHSGLFLHARTESELASVIAHEIAHVTQRHLARSMEEQARRSPATLAALAGALLLAIAAPEAGIAAITATTAGSMQSQINYTRSNEKEADRFGINTLAKAGYDAQAMPRFFSRLADEYRYASTPPPMLLTHPLPEDRITDSRARAQSYPPLREMPSLDYHLARARIVARYAGIDSDAAMDWFARTQKKADPALKAAFEYGRALVHLDKKELTEAQEILLKLSAADPNNVFYLDALADLYIEQKQAPKAATMLKSALERIPNNPVLTINYANALLEAEKTAEAVRLLQRYTHDNPEDTNGWHLLSRANISQGNSGEDLAARAEILALQANWNKAIQYYTQASQLATLGSLEQARYDARIDQLMVQRDRFLALQ from the coding sequence ATGTTAAAACGCGCTCGCAGCTTGCTAAGCCTCTCTATCGCCATCAGTCTGGTGACCCCGGCACCGCTTTTTGCCAACACGTTAGATCTACCAGACATCGGCACTGCTGCCGGTGCCACTTTGTCGATTGACCAAGAGCTCATTTATGGCGACGCTTACATGCGCATGCTGCGCAGCAGTCAGCCGATCATCAATGATCCTGTCCTCAATCAATATATCGACACACTCGGCCATCGCTTGGTTGCCAATGCCAATGACGTCAAAACCCCTTTCCGCTTTTTTATGATTCGCGATCGCAATATCAACGCATTCGCTTTCTTCGGCGGCTATGTGGCACTGCATTCTGGGCTGTTTTTGCATGCTCGTACCGAAAGCGAACTGGCCTCCGTGATTGCCCATGAAATTGCCCACGTCACTCAGCGACATCTTGCACGCAGTATGGAGGAACAAGCGCGACGTTCCCCCGCGACGTTAGCGGCCTTGGCTGGAGCTTTATTATTGGCGATCGCCGCACCAGAAGCGGGAATCGCAGCCATCACCGCCACCACAGCAGGATCGATGCAAAGCCAAATCAACTACACCCGCAGCAATGAGAAAGAGGCGGATCGGTTTGGCATCAACACCCTAGCCAAAGCGGGTTATGATGCCCAAGCGATGCCACGATTTTTCTCTCGCCTTGCCGATGAGTATCGCTACGCCAGCACGCCGCCACCCATGCTTCTGACGCACCCCTTACCAGAAGATCGCATCACCGACAGCCGAGCCAGAGCGCAAAGCTATCCTCCGCTGCGCGAGATGCCCTCGTTGGACTACCATTTGGCTCGGGCGCGCATCGTCGCGCGCTACGCAGGCATCGATTCTGATGCCGCAATGGACTGGTTTGCTCGTACACAAAAGAAGGCCGATCCTGCGCTCAAAGCCGCATTTGAATATGGAAGAGCTTTGGTCCATCTCGACAAAAAAGAGCTTACCGAAGCGCAAGAGATTTTACTCAAGTTAAGCGCAGCCGATCCCAACAACGTCTTTTATTTGGACGCGCTTGCAGACCTCTACATCGAGCAGAAACAAGCGCCGAAAGCGGCAACTATGCTTAAAAGTGCGCTCGAACGCATTCCCAACAACCCGGTGCTGACGATAAACTACGCCAACGCATTGCTTGAAGCGGAAAAAACCGCCGAAGCCGTTCGTCTACTTCAGCGCTACACCCATGATAATCCTGAAGATACCAATGGATGGCATTTGCTTTCGCGCGCCAACATCAGCCAAGGTAACAGCGGTGAAGATTTGGCGGCGCGAGCAGAGATCTTGGCGCTGCAAGCCAACTGGAACAAAGCAATTCAGTACTACACCCAAGCCAGTCAACTGGCCACTTTGGGTAGCTTAGAACAAGCGAGGTATGATGCGCGCATTGATCAACTGATGGTGCAGCGCGATCGCTTCCTCGCCTTACAATAA
- the arsC gene encoding arsenate reductase (glutaredoxin) (This arsenate reductase requires both glutathione and glutaredoxin to convert arsenate to arsenite, after which the efflux transporter formed by ArsA and ArsB can extrude the arsenite from the cell, providing resistance.), producing MSVVIYHNPRCSKSRQTLELLEQNGVTPEVVKYLQTPLDIEQLQTLFAQLGLASVRDMMRTKDDLYKELQLAEASDEQLFAAMAKHPALFERPVVVANGQARIGRPPEAVLEIL from the coding sequence ATGTCAGTCGTTATCTACCATAATCCTCGCTGCTCAAAGAGCCGCCAAACGCTAGAACTGCTTGAGCAAAATGGGGTAACTCCCGAAGTGGTGAAATATCTGCAAACGCCTTTGGACATCGAGCAGTTACAAACCCTTTTCGCACAACTTGGCCTTGCTTCCGTACGAGATATGATGCGCACCAAAGACGATCTCTACAAAGAGCTGCAATTGGCCGAAGCCAGTGATGAACAACTGTTCGCCGCCATGGCGAAGCATCCTGCGCTCTTCGAACGCCCAGTGGTGGTTGCAAATGGCCAAGCGCGCATCGGTCGCCCGCCTGAAGCGGTTTTGGAGATTCTATAA
- the wrbA gene encoding NAD(P)H:quinone oxidoreductase, whose protein sequence is MSTHILILYYSRHGKTKLLARQIARGAASVNGCEVTLRTVAELTASSQQASDPVVTLDELKQCDGLAMGSPVWFGNMAAPLKHFWDQTSHLWLNGDLIDKPACVFTSSSTMHGGQETTLQSMMTPLLHHGMLILGIPYSEPLLHQTRSGGTPYGASSVGHEATLTTEESQLAQQLGKRLAQIARKQKES, encoded by the coding sequence ATGAGTACACATATTCTCATTCTCTATTACAGCCGCCACGGTAAAACCAAACTGTTGGCGCGACAAATCGCACGTGGCGCCGCCTCCGTAAACGGATGTGAAGTGACTTTGCGCACCGTAGCAGAACTGACTGCGAGCTCACAGCAAGCGAGCGATCCTGTGGTTACTCTGGACGAGTTGAAGCAGTGTGACGGACTGGCGATGGGCAGCCCGGTGTGGTTTGGCAACATGGCGGCACCACTGAAACATTTTTGGGACCAAACCAGCCACTTATGGCTCAATGGCGATCTGATTGACAAGCCTGCCTGCGTGTTTACCTCTTCCTCCACCATGCACGGTGGGCAAGAAACTACGTTACAGAGTATGATGACCCCCCTTTTGCATCACGGCATGTTGATCTTGGGCATTCCCTACTCTGAACCACTGTTGCATCAAACCCGCTCTGGCGGAACACCTTACGGTGCGAGCAGTGTCGGCCACGAAGCCACCTTGACCACAGAAGAGAGCCAACTGGCACAGCAATTAGGAAAACGCCTGGCACAGATCGCCAGAAAACAAAAGGAGTCGTAA
- a CDS encoding DUF2069 domain-containing protein encodes MSSLSMGAKTRRFRYLALFGNLALLAWVALWQLALSPHPHLSSTALAIAWCIPLLLPLPGIIAGKPYTHAWANFVLMLYFLHALTILYVDGGERWLALVELLLTALGFAGNILYARTRGQELGLKLQKLSQIEKEEKAKFGNEKMGKQ; translated from the coding sequence ATGTCCTCACTCTCTATGGGCGCCAAGACGCGTCGCTTTCGCTATTTGGCGCTGTTTGGCAATTTAGCGCTACTGGCGTGGGTCGCCCTTTGGCAACTGGCTCTTTCTCCGCATCCACATTTGAGCAGCACGGCGTTAGCGATCGCTTGGTGTATTCCTTTACTGCTGCCGCTTCCCGGCATTATTGCGGGGAAACCTTACACGCACGCTTGGGCTAACTTTGTGTTAATGCTCTATTTCCTGCATGCGTTAACCATCTTGTATGTGGATGGCGGTGAAAGGTGGCTGGCTTTGGTTGAACTGCTGCTCACCGCACTTGGCTTTGCTGGCAATATCCTGTATGCCCGCACGCGCGGCCAAGAGCTAGGGTTGAAACTGCAAAAACTGTCGCAGATCGAAAAAGAAGAGAAAGCCAAGTTTGGCAACGAGAAAATGGGTAAGCAGTAG
- a CDS encoding DUF2066 domain-containing protein — MRYLALLMIGWLALPVYALTQVDIYRAEVAIDAEKSNGEELARQQAMQQVIVRASGSVDSVNNPVVSKALQASSRYISQLSYGKLGEQTSVKLLFNSAQIRALLTQAQLPFWSENRNNLLVWLVEEQNYDRAIVWEHSGGSVVDGLKSAARERGLPLTMPIGDFDDITGIAISDLWGGFVQPISRASQRYPVDGVLVIRAQGNQLRWSLYDQPPEVMETANQVPMTGSANGEDASATLINTIADFYAKRSAVLVSGESSQSVVVKFLNINNAIDFFSLEKALTALNSVASLDILKIKGNELTLRVHLLASQAAFEKEAEQLPHVVKFDDPLSSPVEDETLDSDPAALSPEEGAAPSTQITLPAQDISVTETVAEPLPNGDPLVYEWQGRS, encoded by the coding sequence ATGCGCTATTTAGCTTTATTGATGATCGGCTGGTTGGCTTTGCCGGTCTACGCGTTGACCCAGGTTGATATTTATCGTGCTGAAGTGGCTATTGATGCTGAAAAAAGCAATGGTGAAGAGTTGGCTCGTCAGCAAGCGATGCAGCAAGTGATTGTTAGGGCGTCGGGCTCGGTCGATTCGGTGAACAACCCGGTGGTGAGTAAAGCGCTGCAAGCAAGCTCGCGTTATATCTCCCAGCTTAGCTACGGCAAACTTGGTGAGCAGACGTCAGTGAAGCTGCTCTTTAATAGCGCGCAGATCCGTGCCTTACTGACTCAGGCGCAATTGCCTTTTTGGTCGGAAAATCGCAATAACTTGTTGGTTTGGTTGGTGGAAGAGCAAAATTATGACCGCGCGATCGTCTGGGAGCACTCCGGCGGCAGTGTCGTTGATGGGCTAAAATCTGCGGCTCGCGAGCGCGGTTTACCACTCACTATGCCGATCGGTGATTTTGATGATATTACGGGCATTGCCATTTCCGATCTGTGGGGCGGCTTTGTGCAACCCATCAGTCGTGCCAGTCAACGCTATCCGGTTGATGGCGTGTTGGTGATTCGCGCGCAAGGCAATCAGTTACGCTGGAGCTTATACGATCAACCGCCAGAAGTGATGGAGACGGCAAACCAAGTGCCGATGACAGGCTCGGCAAACGGTGAGGATGCGAGTGCAACTCTAATCAATACCATTGCGGACTTTTATGCCAAGCGTAGTGCTGTACTGGTATCTGGTGAATCCTCGCAATCAGTTGTGGTGAAATTTCTCAATATCAATAATGCCATCGACTTCTTTAGTTTAGAGAAAGCGTTAACTGCGCTCAATTCTGTGGCAAGCCTCGACATTCTTAAAATAAAAGGTAATGAGCTGACTCTGCGTGTTCACTTGCTCGCCTCGCAAGCGGCATTTGAAAAAGAAGCGGAACAGTTGCCGCATGTGGTGAAGTTTGACGACCCGCTATCGAGCCCGGTAGAGGACGAGACATTGGACTCAGATCCGGCAGCCCTTTCTCCTGAAGAGGGCGCGGCTCCGTCAACGCAAATTACCCTGCCAGCACAAGATATCAGCGTTACCGAAACCGTTGCTGAGCCTCTACCCAATGGCGATCCCTTGGTGTACGAGTGGCAAGGTCGCTCTTAG
- a CDS encoding uracil-xanthine permease family protein, whose protein sequence is MKNAIQGAQMLFVAFGALVLVPLLTGLDPNVALFGAGVGTLLFQLITRQSVPIFLASSFAFIAPIMFGIQTWGIGATMGGLMAAGFVYIILGAFIKIRGVEFIHKLLPPVVVGPVIIVIGLGLAPVAVNMALGKTGDGAVQLVDGNAALWISSISLLVTIAMSVFAKGFLKLLPICGGIAAGYAVSLGFGVVDFTPVAQAAWLAMPNFTTPEFNINAILFMIPVAIAPAVEHVGDMLAISNVTGKNYLKKPGLHRTIAGDGIATIAASMVGAPPNTTYSEVTGAVMLTKAFNPVIMTWAAITAIVLALVGKLGALLLTIPVPVMGGIMILLFGSIATVGLNTLIKNHVDLHKSRNLVIVAVTLVFGIGGMAFGIGEFSLQGVSLCGIVAIALNLILPQDLGENHVVDNAQMEEEADAKS, encoded by the coding sequence ATGAAAAACGCGATACAGGGCGCGCAAATGTTGTTTGTCGCCTTTGGTGCCTTGGTGCTTGTGCCTTTGCTGACCGGACTTGACCCGAACGTCGCTCTGTTTGGTGCAGGTGTCGGCACATTACTATTCCAACTGATCACCCGCCAAAGCGTGCCTATTTTCCTTGCCTCTTCTTTCGCTTTTATCGCTCCCATCATGTTCGGTATCCAAACTTGGGGGATCGGGGCAACCATGGGTGGCCTGATGGCGGCGGGATTTGTTTACATCATTCTTGGCGCTTTTATCAAGATCCGTGGCGTGGAGTTCATTCACAAACTGCTGCCACCTGTGGTGGTAGGTCCGGTGATCATTGTTATCGGTCTCGGCCTGGCCCCAGTTGCCGTTAATATGGCTCTCGGTAAAACCGGCGATGGCGCAGTACAACTGGTCGATGGCAATGCCGCGCTGTGGATCTCTTCCATTTCTCTGCTGGTGACCATCGCCATGAGCGTGTTTGCCAAAGGTTTCCTGAAACTTCTGCCTATCTGTGGTGGCATCGCCGCAGGCTACGCGGTCAGTCTAGGTTTTGGTGTGGTTGATTTCACGCCCGTCGCTCAAGCGGCGTGGCTCGCTATGCCAAACTTCACCACACCAGAGTTCAATATCAACGCGATTCTGTTCATGATCCCAGTGGCTATCGCTCCCGCCGTAGAACACGTCGGTGATATGTTGGCGATCTCCAACGTGACAGGCAAAAATTACCTGAAAAAACCCGGCCTACATCGCACGATTGCCGGTGACGGAATTGCAACCATCGCCGCATCTATGGTCGGTGCACCGCCAAATACCACCTACAGTGAAGTGACTGGCGCGGTTATGCTGACCAAAGCGTTTAATCCGGTCATCATGACTTGGGCTGCGATCACCGCCATCGTTCTCGCTTTGGTCGGTAAACTCGGTGCTCTCCTACTCACCATTCCAGTGCCAGTGATGGGCGGCATCATGATTTTGCTGTTTGGCTCAATTGCGACTGTCGGTCTCAATACGCTGATCAAAAACCACGTTGACCTGCACAAATCACGCAACCTAGTGATTGTTGCCGTCACATTGGTGTTCGGTATTGGTGGCATGGCCTTTGGTATTGGTGAGTTCAGCTTACAGGGCGTTAGCCTCTGCGGCATCGTTGCCATCGCACTCAACCTGATCCTGCCACAAGACCTAGGCGAGAATCACGTGGTGGATAACGCGCAAATGGAAGAGGAGGCCGACGCGAAAAGCTAA
- the upp gene encoding uracil phosphoribosyltransferase — MKVVEVKHPLVKHKIGLMREGDISTKRFRELATEVGSLLTYEATSDFETEKVTIEGWNGPVAVDQIKGKKVTVVPILRAGLGMMDGVLEHMPSARISVVGIYRDEETLEPIPYFNKLASNMEERIALVVDPMLATGGSMIATIDLLKEKGCQQIKVLVLVAAPEGIAALEKSHPDVELYCAAIDEKLNDKGYIVPGLGDAGDKIFGTK; from the coding sequence ATGAAAGTTGTTGAAGTAAAACATCCTCTTGTAAAACATAAGATTGGTTTGATGAGAGAAGGTGATATCAGCACTAAGCGTTTTCGCGAATTGGCAACGGAAGTTGGCAGTCTTTTAACCTACGAAGCCACTTCCGATTTTGAAACGGAAAAAGTGACTATTGAAGGTTGGAATGGCCCAGTTGCTGTGGATCAAATCAAGGGTAAAAAAGTCACGGTTGTGCCAATTTTACGTGCGGGTTTGGGAATGATGGATGGCGTTTTGGAGCACATGCCAAGCGCACGTATTAGTGTTGTGGGTATCTACCGCGATGAAGAGACGCTCGAGCCAATCCCATATTTCAACAAGCTTGCTTCTAATATGGAAGAGCGCATCGCTTTAGTGGTCGATCCTATGTTGGCGACTGGCGGCTCGATGATCGCAACCATCGACCTTTTGAAAGAAAAAGGGTGTCAGCAGATTAAAGTGCTGGTTCTTGTCGCGGCTCCTGAAGGTATAGCTGCACTGGAAAAATCACATCCAGATGTTGAACTGTATTGTGCGGCAATCGACGAAAAATTGAATGACAAAGGCTACATTGTCCCTGGTCTGGGTGATGCGGGTGACAAAATCTTTGGTACCAAGTAA
- the purM gene encoding phosphoribosylformylglycinamidine cyclo-ligase, with the protein MSGNNSSLSYKDAGVDIDAGNALVERIKGAVKRTRRSEVMGGLGGFGALCELPTKYKQPVLVSGTDGVGTKLRLALDMNKHDTIGIDLVAMCVNDLIVQGAEPLFFLDYYATGKLDVDTAAAVVSGIADGCVQAGCALIGGETAEMPGMYEGEDYDVAGFCVGVVEKEEIIDGSKVAAGDALIAVGSSGPHSNGYSLIRKILEVSGADKNEELAGRTIGEHLLEPTKIYIKSGLKLIAEHDIHAISHITGGGFWENIPRVLPEGTKAVIDGKSWQWPVIFQWLQEKGNVDTHEMYRTFNCGVGLIIALPQAQAQAAVKLLQEEGENAWVIGAIAKAESGEEQVEIH; encoded by the coding sequence GTGAGTGGTAATAACTCTTCTCTGAGCTATAAAGATGCTGGTGTAGACATCGATGCAGGCAATGCCCTAGTCGAACGTATTAAAGGTGCGGTTAAGCGCACACGTCGTTCTGAAGTCATGGGCGGCCTTGGTGGATTCGGCGCACTGTGCGAACTGCCAACTAAATACAAGCAGCCAGTTCTGGTGTCGGGCACCGACGGTGTAGGAACCAAACTGCGTCTCGCTCTGGATATGAACAAACACGACACCATCGGCATCGACTTAGTCGCGATGTGCGTCAACGATCTTATTGTGCAAGGCGCTGAACCTCTATTTTTCCTTGATTACTACGCAACAGGCAAGCTGGACGTAGATACCGCTGCGGCCGTGGTCTCTGGCATTGCGGATGGTTGCGTACAAGCCGGTTGTGCTTTGATCGGTGGCGAAACCGCGGAAATGCCGGGAATGTATGAAGGCGAAGACTATGATGTCGCAGGTTTCTGCGTTGGCGTGGTCGAAAAAGAAGAGATCATTGATGGCAGCAAAGTCGCAGCAGGCGATGCGTTGATCGCTGTTGGTTCAAGCGGGCCACATTCAAATGGCTATTCACTTATCCGTAAAATTCTTGAAGTGTCTGGCGCAGACAAGAACGAAGAACTGGCAGGACGTACCATTGGTGAACACCTGCTGGAACCCACCAAGATCTATATTAAGTCAGGTCTAAAACTGATTGCTGAACACGACATTCATGCGATTTCGCACATCACTGGTGGTGGTTTCTGGGAAAACATTCCGCGCGTGCTGCCTGAAGGTACCAAAGCGGTGATTGATGGCAAGAGCTGGCAATGGCCAGTCATCTTCCAATGGCTACAAGAGAAAGGCAACGTAGACACACACGAAATGTACCGCACATTCAACTGTGGTGTTGGCCTGATTATCGCTCTCCCACAAGCGCAAGCACAAGCCGCAGTGAAACTGCTGCAAGAGGAAGGCGAAAACGCTTGGGTTATCGGCGCGATCGCGAAAGCGGAAAGCGGCGAAGAGCAGGTTGAGATTCACTGA
- a CDS encoding class II glutamine amidotransferase yields MCELLGMSANVPTDICFSFTGLMQRGGKTGPHRDGWGITFYEGKGFRTFKDPKPSCESKIAELVQSYPIKSCSVISHIRQANRGGVSLENTHPFTRELWGRYWTFAHNGQLSDYHTLDSGRHRPVGQTDSEKAFCWLLNQLERRYPETPQDMESVFTYLASCCEVLKEKGVFNMLMSDGEYVMTYCTNHLYWITRRAPFGKAALLDEDVEINFQEETTPNDVVSVIATQPLTGNEAWQRMKPGEYGLFHFGERIITNAPQLKDVTFAAPKPSCQAPTEPLE; encoded by the coding sequence ATGTGCGAATTGCTCGGTATGAGCGCGAATGTCCCCACTGACATCTGTTTCAGTTTTACGGGATTGATGCAACGTGGCGGGAAAACGGGGCCACATCGCGATGGTTGGGGGATTACCTTTTATGAAGGGAAGGGCTTTCGCACCTTTAAAGATCCCAAACCGAGCTGTGAGTCAAAAATCGCTGAACTGGTGCAAAGTTATCCGATCAAAAGCTGTTCGGTGATCAGCCATATTCGTCAAGCTAACCGTGGTGGTGTTTCGCTGGAAAATACCCACCCATTTACCCGTGAACTGTGGGGACGTTACTGGACATTTGCCCACAACGGTCAACTGAGCGATTACCACACGCTTGATTCTGGTCGACATCGCCCTGTTGGACAAACCGACAGTGAAAAAGCATTTTGTTGGCTGCTCAACCAGTTAGAGCGACGCTATCCTGAAACTCCACAAGATATGGAAAGTGTTTTCACCTATTTGGCTTCATGCTGCGAAGTGCTGAAGGAAAAAGGGGTGTTTAACATGCTGATGAGCGATGGGGAATATGTGATGACCTATTGCACCAATCATCTGTACTGGATCACTCGTCGCGCCCCGTTTGGTAAAGCCGCTTTACTGGATGAAGACGTGGAGATCAACTTCCAAGAAGAGACCACCCCTAACGATGTGGTTTCAGTGATTGCTACTCAGCCTTTGACGGGCAATGAAGCATGGCAACGAATGAAGCCCGGTGAATATGGCCTGTTTCACTTTGGTGAACGGATTATCACCAATGCGCCACAACTTAAGGATGTGACGTTTGCTGCGCCAAAGCCCAGTTGCCAAGCGCCGACAGAACCACTGGAATAA